The stretch of DNA TTCCCGATGCCATTAGCTGTCGTGTGCTTGTACTCTGATTGCATTAACCCTCGACTCGAAAGCGAGTGCCCTGGAAAGTATGCTACACGAATTACAATTTGCGTGTCCTTACTGCAGTTGCACTGCATTTCCCTGCTGCAAgttgcctttgcttttgctgttgcgAATGACATGCAAACGTTGCATTATGAATGTTATTATAAAATCTCGCTAGCTGAAGCGCTCTGTgtggttgtgtgtgtgtgtatgcatTTAAACGACTCTATTTACCACAAAATGGCTGCCAAACAACAACATGCCAGCAAACAATGAACGATAATAATAATgacacaacagcagcagcagctaaagtagcaacagcaaaagcggcagcagcaacagcggcagcTGAAAAGGCAAACGTTTTAATGGCCACAGCGAAATTCACTCTAGTGGGAGTTGCGAGTATATGTGTGCACTTTGCagctatttaaaatttaaataatagcaGAATACaagcaacaaaaaagcaaCGAGAAGAACAACCGCacggaataataataaatcatggcaaatatatattttcatacgCACATGCATGGTTTATATGGTGAACGACGTATACTATATACGTTTGTGTAATATTCACAGCCAGCACAGCTACATTGTTGGCAGCGTTTTGCCATTTGGGCCAATGTTTTGGCCTGGCGCCGCGTGTTGATTTAATAGTCGTGGTCACAGGCATTATGGCATGCTCATGATTGCCCCGAAAATACGTGAGAGCTAACCTCCTTTTCCCCGTTTTCCTCACATATCGCACATTGTTCCGGTTTGGGCTTTTCATGAAAATTTCCATGCCATTATTTATTGTGTATTTAAAGAGATTACGGGTAAGCAGGCCAGGACTCCCGCATCCTAATGGCAGAttgcaaattgaaaaaaacaGGAGCaggaaaaaataggaaaaaatagaaaaaaaaagctgAAAGTGATGAGATGATGGCAGCCAAGCAAGACGTCGACATCTGTAATCCCCGCCTGCAAGTGTgccataaaaattcaaatttaaattcgcCCCTGCTCATATGCTCCACAAATCCCACTTAATTGTTGGTGCTGTTTCGGTTGGTTCTGTGAATTTCATGCATTCTAATTTATGCAAACTTAACAAAGGAGCCAGCGAATGCTGGCCACATTGCGCCTTcagttttgtttcgtttttcgtttcgtttcgcttcGTTCTGCACTCCTGCATAAGGACAATGGctcaaataatacaaataaaaatacaaaaaacacaaGGGGAGCCAGTGGAAGTAGAAGAAATGAGAAAGAAAAGAGTCCCGAATAAAATGCAATGCCAAACAAATGCAAACCGAACTCAGCTGAGGCGAAACAGTCAGGCAAGCAGCCAGCGGGCCActtggcgtatacgtaattcgCATTTGGGCAACAGCaatacagcaacaacaacagcaacatgcaacaccGAACAACAATTGCAATGGCTACGTGCCAAGGCAGCGGAACAAGGATGGCAAAAGGACGACCAAGAGGTAAACGGTATTAATGGCAGGACCTTCTTTTTGGCAGCAGTTGGCAAGCGTAACAGAAATAGCTGCAATGCGACTTTTTCGCTTTTTGGCTGTTGATGTCTCTTCCGCCCTGCAAGTATGTTGCACGTACTATCTATCCGTACTGCTGCAACATTCAAATCACTCGAAACTTTCGGGTAAATTCCTTGTTTCTTGTTCCGCGGGATTCCTTCCCCCATAAGTAATCGAATGCTAATGGAAAACTGTTGCTCATAAATATGCCAGCCAGCAATTTGTCGAAGGCAGGCCATAAAAACTACAAGGGCCATTTAACTTATGAGTGGTGTAGGCCCATTCCATCCtgcaatcccaatcccagccCAGCATCCTCATTCCTCATCACTGCCCATCCCCCAACCACCTCCTTGGCTTTTCCTTGGCCCGGGTTCGGGCCAATTGCCAGCGGCATCAGCGTCGACGGCTCTTCAGCGTCATCAACACATCGTGTACGTGACTTTGCTagcaaaaattaacaatttcatTAGTGGCCCCCGTTGCAGGACGAAGACCGAAGACTGGCGACTGAATGCTGGTTATCCAGTATGCTGGATGCTGGCTGAGGAATGTTGAAGGATGGTTCAAGGAGATGACGTAGTGTCAGCCGGAGAAACACGAAAAAAACGAAGAGCAACAGAGGGGTGCACGGTTAAAAAAACAGTATAACAAATACAAGATCTAgttcttaaaaacaaatagcTTTAATAGAGGtgcaaaaacatcgatagttACTTCAGGCGATTGTCGTCTTTTTTTTCGCGATActaaatttaaagttatatttcTGTTGACTAATTAAAGCCAATTAAATCTAATCGATTGAACTGTAGGTTGGCCAAAGTGTTGACAAATTAAAACTAaccaaattaaacaaaaaccttAATTAACtatcaaaaatatcgaaatacTATCGATGATTTAGCAGCTTTTTGcaacgattttattttattaattgtattatttcaGCTTCGACTTCAGTTCCAGAACATCCTAATTCCGATTCAATATAATACCGACAGACATATCATTTAAGGTGACATTTTCTAGCTGTGCAGCAAAGAAAAGTaaggaaaaatgtaaaagagCTGACGGGgggcaaaaaaaattgctgcCACTTATCAAACAgacgcccacacacacactcacttcctgtctgtctgtatggcTCTCTCTCCTTTCCCCTTACCCCTTTCCACTATGTGtaagtgtgtgtttttgtgggTGGGTGTGTGTCAAACTAACGAACCGCGCTGTCCTCacacgccacgccccctttggcCGCCCACTGCAGTCATTTACAATACGTCTAAAAAGACGCTGCGTGCCGTACGTGCATCAAGTGCGCTTCAAATGCACTTCATTGCCTccgagacacacacacacacacacatggggtACAGATGGAGATACTCACACACACCTACAGCCGGCAATTCACACCCACACATAGAGTGCTTAGGCTTTGTGCTGCACAAAGTAAATGAAATCGTGTAAGAGCAAAGAGTAGCAGTGGAGGAAGAAAAAGgaagaaagaaataaagaagGCACACAGCAGAGACATCAAAAAGCGCTGGCTCAGTTGCCGGCACCTTTTAGATACACAGATACTCAGATACTTAGATACCcacactcacactcgcacacactcgagcacacacacaatcAATTGCCTAAAGTAGTTTGTAAAATAGGATAAAGTTGCAGTAAACTTGGATCTCTCGctggcaaaggcaaaggatTCCCCGAGACAGTCTCTAATGAAAACGTAAAATCCAGCCGCACTTACCcgcttttcccacttttcccTGCTGAATTTTCCAGCTTTATTTGCCCAAGATTTGTGAGCAAACATACATGGATTTCGCTTCGTTTTCTGTGTCTGCTTgactgtttttctttttttttctgtgctgtTGAGCTTGttctttcttattatttcgatTTATCTGCTCCTTGCGAAAGGCGCACTGCAGTCATTTTACTTGGGCCCCCTTGGGCAATTTTAAAGCCCCGCTCGCCTTTCCGATTTTCCCCGACTGCGcttcaaatttttgttttttttttttttgaaggcaGCCAGGCGAATCTGTCAAACGGCAAATAcgagtaaataataaaatcaagttGCCTGGCTTGGTAATGTGCCcgaaattgattttttgttgcgccagacaacaacaacaacatcagcagccAAGAAAGGAGACACAATTGGCTCCGGGAAAGGGGCGTTGTTTGAGGTACTCGGCAAATATTTGGTCAAAAATTGTCGTGCAGGTGTTGGGtcctgtttttgtttgaactCCTTAGCTGGGTACCAGCGTCAAAAACACGGAGAAAAAATAGAATCAGCTAATATGaaggtttaaaattaaagaaatcatATGTAAACagcaattttcatattttaatgtacaataatacttaataatttttagtttttctatGAATTACTACTAATTTTCCAGCATTAAAGTGAGAAACTCAAATTAAGgtcaacaaattattaaaaattagatagaTGTTTCTTTACCTTCTGATAATCATGTGTTTAACAATTATAAACTTATAAACAAATCCTGAAGTTCTTCTTCTCTGTTTGTTTATTCTTCTTAAATTCATAATAGTTTTCTTCATTTATTATCACTTTAATACTTttgaattgcattttttttttgggattaaTAAAGCACTAAGATAATTGCCACACATTTTTCATGATTTAAGGCCCAGTCCTGTCTTAAACTTTTGGCTATGCAAAGtggttattttttgtatttttcggcTGTTGTCTCCAGCAGACCTGTCAACTGAAATGCTCGCTGGAACGCAACGAAAGCCCCTAAATCAATAAAAGTTTCGATGGCTTAATACCAAAACGGAAGCGGCATTCggctttcagttttcagtggCAGTGGCGACGACAGTCGCTAAGTCGTCGAAAATATGCCGCCTTGTTATTGCATTCCCGCCGAACCACCGACCGACCCACTGCACCACCATTTgggttatattttttattgacttAGTTTCGAGTGGCAGCGCCGCAAAGTTTGCAACTCTTGCGCGGCAAGTTCTCCATTATTCGGGCTGCCTACTTTAGGCTGGGGTTCGCTTGTCTGGCGATAGTTTTTTCCAGCTTTGCGATTACAAATGAGATTTATACGGCCATTTCCGTGCCATTAGAGGAAGTGCAGGAGGCGGCGCTGCCTAGTCAAGTGTGCGGCCATAAAGAACCCAAAAAATAGTAGAGCAAAAAAAGAGTACCTATTACTTTTGCAACCATGAGGCCAGCTCATATTTTTCCATTGGCCTTGGCGCATTAACCGACGCTTTTTCACTTACTTCTCTTGTTCGCAGGCAAGCCAACTTGTCAACGGAGCGGCACGCCTAATGTCCTTTTGATAGGCTCTCCAGGATCAGTGGCGGAAGTCCGGAAGGAGGTCGAGGAAGCGGTGTCCACTGCAGCGGCGCCAGCACTTGATAAATTATCATGTGAGCAGGGAGGAAGTGGACGAGGATGCGGCTGGCAGCTGCAGCAAATGATGTCGGATGCTGCATAGAACTAACCCGCTTCACCTGCGACgatttttaatctattttaaATGGTAATGGTTCGGTGCGACCGGATGATGGTTCACAACGACCGTGTTCTTTAAACGGGTCGGTGGGACTTTCGTCCGTTTGTAACGCCATTTGTCAACGATTTATCAGTGTCCAGTGTCCGGGGATTATTTATGATGTCCTGTCTTGCACCTGCCGCCCATCGATAGTGCATCCATTAATTGATTCGTAATTGCATCCGGCTACAATCTgatatgtataataaaaacCCTGCTAATGAATAAATCccgattttgtatttaaaataaaatttatttgtatatttcatTTGAACAAACGATAATATCTTTTCATTGCGAATGGGGCTAACAAACAAAACAGATTTTCTGGTGTTTGGTGTAGAtgctttttgtatttcttttctgGGCGTGCACAAGGATAATAACAATATTTGATGGTCTAGCCTAGGGGATAAAAAAACATGGATAATAGCTGACTGATTGGCTGATTTGCTGATCGGCTTCGATAACATTAACATGCATTTACAAATAGATAAttgtataaataatttgaCTATTGACTAGGGATAAATTTGTCGTATTTGCTTCGTTTCTTTGCTAATTGGCTAACGTAACGCAATGCAGCAGCGGAATAAATAGAACATCGAATGAGTTGCACTGGGGCAGCCTAACTACTTAGCACTAGCGGATTATATAGATGTAGAAATTCATGAGGCGGCGGCGAGATTCCATTGTTCGTGGCTCGTGCcagtttcaaattttcaaatttccaACTTCGAGTTTTAATTCGCCGCCATTCAAAACTCACCACGCGGGTGCAAAGCTCGGCTAGAGCGAGTCGTGTGGGCGTTAGGTTCTTAACTAGACTAAACGGATAGGTTTCTTCGATTGGCAAGAAATGAAAGCTCTGCTTTACGTTCGTCCTTTACGAGATGTAAAGTTCCACGCAGGAGTTGCTCacaaggggcgtggcagccggACCCGCCGCCTTCATCGGGGGCGCAGCGGTAACGGCGGCTGTGGTGGGCGTGGCGTGGTTCGTGTCTATGCTGAGCAGCGTTTGTGATGCAGATGAAGAAGCCGTTGACGCCTCCAAAACCGTTGGGGGCGTGGCCTTTGAcccagtgggcgtggcactcccACTCTCCGCCCTCCCATTTACTGCGATCGCTGGCAGATTCGCTGGCATCACCTGAACGGGCAACTTAACTGTGGAACTGCCGTTGACTCCTCCGCTTCCGGTCGTCGTGGGCGAGAATTGCTTGGACGGCACAAAGGACACGGCCCCCTTGGTGGGCGTGAGTATCAGGCCAGTGCTAGTGTTCGAAATGGCCACGCTGGGCGGCGAAAGCGGCGAGGGGGGAAAGAAGTCCAGCGGGTACtgcaaaataagaaatattagtttttattgtGTAGCTTTATATCcaccaataaatatatttcagagTACTTTTTCTACAACATTTTCTACAACTTAAAAGCTAATTTACCGTTCATATCTAACTAGGAGGTCAATCATAATCTTTCTAagacaaattattaaatactgaaaaattaaaaacaaaaattttaaaaatttcaaacaaaacatttttgggacAAAAGAATgggtattaatattaattaataacctTAATAAGCTGTACAGCTTGCTTAATATAAATTACTATAGAAAATCAGCAAAAATTCCAAGTTCCGACTAGGTGTTCCTTCAAGTTTAAATTGGTAACTTGTGATAGAAAACCCTAATTACTTTCTTTTAAATCTGAATTGCTAACTCAGattattttccttaaatatttctgaaattattttgtaacacttttagtcgattttattttttttttgtgttgtttcaAACCCCTAAAAACCAGTCATACGTTTATCTAAACCTTAACACGAAAACTTTCCAGCCCATCAGGGAGCGTTACTTTCGGGGAGTGTGGATAAATTCTCGATTCTTCATGCTTACCAGGGGCTGCGAGGGCGAGTGGGCTCCCGGCTGGCTGTAGTAGGTGGTGGGCGAGACGGGCGGACTGGGGTAGGGCCAGTAGACGAGCGGCGGCGGGTAGAAGGCGGAGGCCGGGTGGTGGTGCGGATGGTGGTGCGAGCGGGGCGTGGCCAGCAGGGGCGTGTGCGGCGGCGGTGGGGGCGGGGCAGCTCCGTAGGCCGGAAAGGGGCCGCCGTAGTGGGCGCCCAGCACAGTGGCACCTatgtgaaaacaaacaaaagggTGTTATTTCGCTGCAATCGAATCAAAATCCAAGGGCTCCTCTGCGGAAAGAGGAGGGGCTTCATTCGGGGAACTTGGGGTAATAAGTGTTGTGAGTATGGCTGTTGCTTGTTGAAGGGAAGGGGGCGGGAAGGAAGAGGTATCAGCAGACATATACAAGATATACAGGTATATATTCGAGGGGCTTACTGCTCAGCTTCTGCAGCATTAAAGTTCTCTGTTCTCATTTCTTTTTAGTTGTTACTGGGTTAGTTAGTGATCTTAGCTCCGTAATTAATTGGCCAGTTGGTTAGTCGGTTAGCAGGGGcaaaattgttttcaaatCACTCACCGTTTCACCGTTTAGACATTGCAAATGGTAGGAGAGACATATATAGTTGGTATTTTGGAACGAGTATATCTTACCACCTCACCCAGAGACCATGAAACAGTTGCGCACAAGTACGAGTACAAATTTTGAACATGTTTAGCcgattgttttgttttatactttttgtttgattgcttttgtttttgtcttttttgttttgtcttttgtttttgtttaatccAAGCACCAGGACCGtaattgattatattgtatGCGCCCGAAGGAACAGACTGCGTCGAGTTACATACAGGATGCGACTATGACTAGTACGATCATGATGGACATTCCACTTAGAGTTACGATAGTATTTATGTGGCTAGAACAGTGACGGAAACAGAAACCAAACAAACTCCAAATGCCGATTCCGGATATCCACTCCCTTGGACGAGGCGCTGAAAACGCGATCGAGTGTAAAGCTTAGCCCAAGCCCGATACCCCAGTTACATGTACATATAGGTGTTTTTCAATGAGTGGGGGATAGTGTGGGGATTTAGGAATAGGATCTTGGGAATTGGGATCTCTTCTCGTTTCGGGATCATCGGTGTTAGTAAGGACTTAAACCCATTATGATCTCGCTTCGGTTTGTTAGTAGGGTGTTCTGGGTTCGATCCTCTACTCATCGGGCAAACACACAAAAGAGCGAAAGGGATGGTGACAgtgtgagagagagagatagagagagagcggGCTTAGTTTAGGCGGTATGTCGTATTTTATTGatgtaaaaaattaatcaaagaTTGTTTTTACTAACATCTAGTGGTAAAAAAGAATGGAATAtcaaaaatcgtaaaaatcgtttccaaaaaacatttaaaactgCTGTGCGTACGAACTAGTTAAGTAGATATTATCGattatgtgtgtgttgttgtttctttAAAGTGGCCGTTTAACCCGCTCGGAAGCCACTCGATTGCCATACTACATAAAACTAGTGGTTAAATTAGGCTAAGGATTAGGCTAGGCGCAGACTATCTTTCCCATGCCTTTCCCTCGCTAAGCTCGATCTTCCTAAGACGAGCGGAACTTAGTGTTAGACGCAGCAGGAGAAGAGGAAGAGAGAGGTGGATATAAGGGTTTTGGggatttaaaggaattttctccTTGAAAACAAAAGCTGACAAAAGCTCGTACGTGTGTACACCTTTAACAAGATGCTCATTAACTTAACCCCTGCCTTAACGCGTATTTCAATAAACTATTAAAGTATCGGATATATTGTAAAATTTCCCAACAATAACTTCTCAAGAGTTAAGACAGTCTTAAAGCTAACAAGCACTTTGCAGGGATGTAAGCCCGAGTCACCAGTAACCAGTTATCATCCGATTATGCAGACTAGAcacactatatatatatatagacactAAAGCGACCCAACTTACAACAAGCTTTAGACTATTGATCTAGACTGATCCCGAGACTAAATTAGTGATGACAGAGAACACACAGACAGTGACAGAGGTATTGATAtcgagagagatagagagagtgATTGGGTAGAAAGTATTATCCCGTTTGCGACTAACACCAGTTACGCACACTTAAGAGCTACACCATATAGAACTAGGCAATATATTGCAAGTCAGACGATGAGATTATTAATAATTGGTTGTTTGATTTGGTTAGCGGCCATGGAGAGACACGGGAATAGATTGCCGGTAGAATTAGAATTAATGCAAACCCATTTTACAAGTCGCACAGTCTTAAAGCTAGCTTATAAGTCGATAGGCACACAACTCCACCCATCGATGGTTGTTATTCCGAAACGATTGTCTTACAGAACAGGGTTTCGTGATATTCTCGTGTTTCGctttcggtttctgtttcagtttcagtttaaaaTTGCGCTTGAGCCAACACCTGACGTGGTTCATGGGGGGAGGGGACCTCGTATGTATTTTAAGGAGGGTTCCAAAGGGTAAACACTAAGATTAGATTGCACTGAATGGGCGTGATCTCACTCCCTCCATGAACCACGTTAGCCTCTGTTGATTGTCTTCGAAATCGGAGGTCAGAAAAGGATCTATATATTCCCAGGATATACACTT from Drosophila takahashii strain IR98-3 E-12201 chromosome 2R, DtakHiC1v2, whole genome shotgun sequence encodes:
- the LOC138912223 gene encoding uncharacterized protein — protein: MEISNGNGSRRENFRNGWLDSWIPGSIVLNQLDSGKGKGILAQLESDASGKPTCQRSGTPNVLLIGSPGSVAEVRKEVEEAVSTAAAPALDKLSCEQGGSGRGCGWQLQQMMSDAA